A window of the Desulforapulum autotrophicum HRM2 genome harbors these coding sequences:
- a CDS encoding CBS and ACT domain-containing protein, which translates to MFVSKSMVKKVITIDKNRSVIEAQEIMQANDIRHLPVVDKDNHLQGIITDRDIRSSMPFMLFDEKERNLQLEKIKKMTVADIMTPNPKTISPMDTIQDALLLIQREKVGAFPVVDEKGALTGILSVRDLLRAFTNVMGIGEPGTLIGVIVEDRMGQLKKIVDVVTEEKISFGSVLVARYWDEGKRAVFIYLRTNNVVRVKKRLQEIGFELIAPMTWYLEQLPETIDPPL; encoded by the coding sequence ATGTTTGTAAGCAAATCCATGGTAAAAAAAGTGATCACCATAGACAAAAACAGGTCGGTGATTGAGGCCCAGGAGATCATGCAGGCCAACGATATCCGTCACCTGCCCGTTGTGGACAAAGACAACCACCTGCAGGGCATTATAACAGACCGGGACATCAGAAGTTCCATGCCTTTTATGCTCTTTGATGAAAAAGAGCGCAACCTGCAGCTTGAGAAGATAAAAAAAATGACCGTGGCCGACATCATGACCCCAAACCCCAAGACCATCTCCCCCATGGACACCATTCAGGATGCCCTTTTGCTGATCCAGCGGGAAAAGGTCGGTGCCTTTCCGGTTGTGGATGAAAAAGGGGCTCTCACGGGCATCCTGTCTGTCAGGGATCTTCTGAGGGCATTTACAAATGTCATGGGAATCGGAGAGCCCGGAACCCTCATCGGCGTCATTGTTGAGGACAGAATGGGCCAGCTCAAAAAAATCGTGGACGTGGTGACCGAAGAGAAAATCTCGTTTGGCTCTGTGCTTGTGGCCCGTTACTGGGATGAGGGTAAAAGGGCAGTATTTATCTATCTTCGCACCAACAATGTGGTCCGGGTCAAAAAAAGACTCCAGGAGATTGGTTTCGAACTCATCGCCCCCATGACATGGTATCTTGAGCAGCTGCCAGAAACCATAGATCCGCCCCTATAG
- a CDS encoding Hsp70 family protein produces the protein MVSVCGLDFGTSNSSLAVGCNGQVSMVDVDHKNSNTKYLKSVLYFYKDEQGDRVHTGDDAIDEYLLGGLDGRYMQSIKSFLPDATFTETFINGRRYTIDRLVSLILKDLKEKGEQAVNTSLDSVVLGRPVVFSEDSEKDQMAEQRLGSAARLAGFKNIAFELEPIAAALAYEHSLEQGREELIFVGDFGGGTSDFTIIRLKGGNPNNYDRNRDILALGGIYIGGNTFDSDLMWEKVAPHLGKNVRVTLPMGSNSLPLSTTITRKLRLWNWIPQLKDPKFVRSINEFKAFASYSDQRLIENLQTLIEENLGLNLYQSVERTKCALSSMDEAFINFNEQGICMAERVVKHEFETIIAPNVARIEKAMDETLARAGITPHGIDKVFLTGGSSYIPLVQRVFMEKFGPEKITQADAFLSVGHGLGLSALRMFG, from the coding sequence ATGGTTTCAGTGTGCGGGCTTGATTTCGGGACATCTAATTCCTCACTTGCCGTGGGTTGTAACGGGCAGGTGAGCATGGTGGATGTGGATCACAAAAACAGTAACACCAAGTATCTTAAATCTGTTCTCTATTTTTACAAGGATGAGCAGGGAGACAGGGTCCACACGGGTGATGATGCCATTGACGAGTATCTCCTGGGCGGTTTGGACGGACGCTACATGCAGTCCATCAAATCCTTTCTTCCGGATGCCACGTTTACGGAAACCTTTATCAATGGACGTCGTTATACCATTGACCGGCTGGTTTCCCTCATCCTCAAGGATCTCAAGGAAAAGGGTGAACAGGCGGTCAACACCTCGCTTGATTCCGTGGTTCTGGGTCGGCCTGTTGTTTTTTCCGAGGACAGTGAAAAGGATCAAATGGCCGAACAAAGGCTTGGGTCAGCGGCCCGTCTTGCCGGTTTTAAAAATATTGCGTTTGAGCTTGAACCCATTGCTGCAGCCCTTGCCTATGAGCACTCCCTGGAACAGGGCAGGGAGGAATTGATCTTTGTGGGTGATTTTGGCGGCGGCACCTCTGATTTTACCATTATCCGCCTTAAGGGTGGCAATCCCAACAATTACGACAGAAACAGGGATATCCTTGCCCTGGGCGGCATTTATATCGGTGGTAACACCTTTGATTCCGATCTCATGTGGGAAAAGGTCGCCCCCCACCTTGGAAAGAATGTCAGGGTCACCCTGCCCATGGGGTCGAACAGCCTGCCACTTTCAACGACCATCACAAGAAAGCTTCGGCTCTGGAACTGGATTCCCCAGCTCAAGGATCCCAAATTTGTTCGTTCAATCAATGAATTTAAAGCCTTTGCCTCATATTCAGACCAGCGGCTGATCGAAAACCTCCAGACACTGATCGAAGAGAACCTGGGGCTCAATCTCTACCAAAGCGTGGAACGAACCAAGTGTGCCCTTTCATCAATGGATGAGGCATTCATTAATTTCAATGAGCAGGGGATCTGCATGGCAGAGCGGGTGGTAAAACACGAATTTGAAACCATCATTGCCCCGAATGTCGCAAGGATAGAGAAAGCCATGGATGAGACCCTCGCAAGGGCCGGCATCACACCCCATGGGATTGACAAGGTCTTTCTAACAGGTGGTTCTTCGTACATTCCTTTGGTGCAGCGGGTATTTATGGAAAAATTTGGACCCGAAAAAATAACCCAGGCCGACGCTTTTTTAAGTGTGGGCCACGGCCTGGGGCTTTCTGCGTTACGCATGTTTGGTTGA
- a CDS encoding DUF3786 domain-containing protein: MSHINNPMEIYKLLNGSNCRECNEKTCLAFAVAVFKEKKPIHACPYLEKQVIEQYGGEIEKPNTVDEYKEEAIKELKQKISLIDLSQAAQRLGARFSKNKLTLKVFGKDFSVDTNGNLASEIHINAYMVVPVLNHILNGSGKSPQGNWITFRELAGGPSRYAHFHQRCEKPLKRVADTYTDLFKDMLDIFGGKKIVSQIGSDISIILYPLPLFPIMVCYWKPEDGLESSLHIYFDSASDDNLDIESNYTMNEGITLMFEKIALRHGACKI; the protein is encoded by the coding sequence ATGTCACATATCAATAATCCCATGGAAATCTACAAGTTGTTGAATGGTTCCAACTGTAGAGAGTGCAATGAAAAGACCTGTCTGGCATTTGCAGTGGCTGTGTTCAAGGAAAAAAAACCGATACATGCGTGTCCTTATTTGGAAAAACAAGTGATTGAACAGTATGGCGGGGAAATTGAGAAGCCCAACACCGTTGATGAATATAAAGAAGAGGCCATTAAAGAATTAAAGCAGAAGATATCTTTGATTGATCTTTCCCAGGCAGCGCAACGTCTGGGAGCCCGGTTTTCCAAGAATAAACTGACCCTGAAGGTTTTTGGTAAGGATTTCAGTGTAGATACCAATGGTAACCTGGCCTCTGAAATTCATATCAATGCATACATGGTCGTTCCGGTATTGAACCATATCTTAAACGGTTCGGGTAAATCTCCCCAGGGCAATTGGATCACATTTCGAGAGTTGGCTGGTGGGCCTTCCCGGTATGCTCATTTTCACCAACGTTGTGAAAAACCGTTGAAACGGGTTGCCGATACCTACACGGATCTGTTTAAAGATATGCTGGACATTTTCGGTGGAAAAAAAATTGTCAGTCAGATTGGTTCAGATATTTCAATTATTCTATATCCCCTGCCTCTTTTCCCCATAATGGTTTGTTACTGGAAACCCGAAGATGGCCTTGAATCCAGTCTTCACATCTATTTCGATTCTGCATCCGATGATAACCTTGACATTGAATCAAACTATACTATGAATGAAGGGATTACTTTGATGTTTGAGAAGATCGCCCTGCGGCATGGCGCTTGCAAAATTTAG
- a CDS encoding NAD(P)-dependent oxidoreductase → MILNFLEEGIMGKYGFLGIGIMGRAMATNLLKAGFDVTVWNRSAEKCAPLVDLGAKNGKTAADVVAHCDITFAMVSDPGAANTLCFGKNGVLEGISAGKSYVDVSTVDAGTAILIHDAIKKKGGRYLEAPVSGSKKPAEDGALVFLCSGDESLYKDAGEALDVMGKKSFYFPQIGQGAQMKLVINMIMGTMMTAFAEGLSLGDKIGLKKTAILDVIAQGAINSPMFQLKGPSMTVGDFTTAFPLKHMQKDMRLALLLGDSYCQPLYTSSAANNAYITARKNGCSDEDFSAVIKNIEK, encoded by the coding sequence TTGATTTTAAACTTTTTGGAGGAAGGGATTATGGGTAAATACGGATTTCTCGGGATCGGGATTATGGGTCGAGCAATGGCAACCAATCTGCTAAAAGCCGGTTTTGATGTCACTGTTTGGAATAGATCAGCAGAAAAATGCGCCCCTCTGGTCGATCTGGGAGCCAAGAATGGGAAAACAGCTGCGGATGTTGTTGCCCACTGTGATATAACCTTTGCTATGGTATCCGATCCTGGGGCAGCCAACACCCTTTGTTTTGGTAAAAATGGGGTTTTAGAAGGTATTTCAGCCGGAAAATCCTACGTTGACGTTTCAACGGTGGATGCAGGGACTGCCATTCTTATTCATGATGCGATCAAGAAGAAAGGAGGCAGGTATCTTGAAGCGCCAGTATCCGGGAGCAAGAAGCCGGCAGAGGACGGTGCTCTGGTTTTTCTTTGTTCCGGAGACGAATCCCTTTATAAGGACGCCGGAGAAGCGCTGGATGTAATGGGGAAAAAATCATTCTATTTTCCGCAAATCGGTCAGGGAGCACAGATGAAACTTGTCATCAATATGATCATGGGGACAATGATGACTGCATTTGCCGAGGGGCTTTCATTGGGTGATAAAATAGGGTTAAAGAAAACAGCGATCCTTGATGTTATTGCACAGGGTGCAATAAACAGCCCCATGTTTCAACTCAAAGGCCCAAGCATGACAGTGGGTGACTTTACCACAGCGTTTCCTTTAAAGCATATGCAAAAGGACATGCGGCTGGCATTGTTGTTAGGAGATTCTTATTGTCAACCGCTTTACACAAGCAGTGCCGCAAACAACGCTTATATTACGGCCAGGAAAAACGGCTGCAGTGACGAAGACTTTTCAGCGGTGATAAAAAATATCGAAAAATAA
- a CDS encoding class I SAM-dependent methyltransferase: MEFYTKYILPKLINRVCSYKDITMIRRELVPRAKGLTLEIGMGSGLNLPFYDPSRIDLVLGLEPMAKLRQMAEKKALKLPFDVDFIGLSGEDIPLADNSVDTVLITYTLCSIPDAPKALKEMQRVLKPRGELIFCEHGKSPDEHIFKWQNRLNPPWTKISGGCHLNRHISGLIQASGFKIVALDAGYNSPLKLLSYNYKGIAVPG; encoded by the coding sequence ATGGAATTTTACACTAAATACATTCTGCCTAAACTCATCAATCGTGTATGCTCTTATAAAGATATCACCATGATACGCAGGGAATTGGTACCCAGGGCAAAAGGGCTAACCCTGGAAATCGGTATGGGGTCGGGACTTAATTTGCCGTTCTATGATCCGTCCAGGATAGATCTGGTTCTGGGACTGGAACCCATGGCAAAACTGAGGCAGATGGCTGAAAAAAAAGCACTTAAACTTCCTTTTGATGTTGATTTTATAGGGCTGTCTGGTGAAGACATTCCTTTGGCGGATAATTCCGTTGATACGGTCCTTATAACATATACCTTATGTTCCATCCCAGATGCTCCTAAGGCTTTAAAAGAAATGCAAAGGGTCTTAAAACCCAGGGGGGAATTGATTTTTTGTGAACACGGCAAATCACCGGATGAACATATTTTCAAATGGCAGAACAGACTGAATCCGCCTTGGACAAAAATCAGCGGCGGCTGCCATTTAAACCGGCATATTTCCGGACTGATACAAGCGAGTGGTTTTAAAATTGTGGCCCTTGATGCCGGATACAACAGCCCGCTGAAATTGCTAAGCTACAACTACAAAGGGATCGCCGTCCCGGGTTAG
- a CDS encoding DEAD/DEAH box helicase — MTIAQYLNALKGFKGLAPDLVCHRTIDAKKARYGDPLDTDPVWQVFQDQGIQRLYEHQARGVALIEKGVHTVIATPTASGKSLVYNLPVLRAIYGDNASCGLYLFPLKALARDQLGTLETLMAGVNAKIADTLTAAVYDGDLSAYHKAKVRNNPPNVLLTNPEMLHLAMLPHHHLWESFFANLKFVVVDEVHTYRGVMGSHMAWVFRRLLRICRHYGAEPVFVFCSATISNPGELSTALTGLAVEVVDADSAPAGKKDVLLMNGASGAAQTAILLMHAAIHRGLRTIVYTQSRKITELIAMWASQRAGDLGSRISAYRAGFLPEERQKIEQRLASGELLAVVTTSALELGIDIGNLDLCILVGYPGTIMSTWQRAGRVGRDGSDAAMILVAHEDALDHFFVNHPAMLFDLPPEQAVINPFNPVIMERHLECAAADLRLDRDERFLDDPAIQIALGRLEADVRLLKSRDGRFWYSARQNPHREVNLRGTGMSIPIFLDGQKKKLGDVDRFRAFYETHWGAVYLHHGSTYLVSEFDHENGRVQVVKERVPYFTRARSTKSTEILSVIHTRQVWQTRVCFGRLRVTDQVTGFEKRSVNNQRSLGVFPLELPPIVFETEGVWIEIPEQVRDCIETRRLHFMGGIHALEHAAIGILPLLVMTDRNDLGGISIPFHPQVGMAAVFVYDGTPGGIGLARQAFEQAEIMLERTFDAIRLCKCDNGCPACVHSPKCGSGNRPIDKGAALEILLALRNEKTTPPVDRFRIYAMGNQQPEPSLPHGSPSLADKLNDLANASPHGLPKPPSRVVKRFGVLDIETRRSAQEVGGWGRAHLMGVSCAVLFDSGINDFRVYLEADVETLVQDLQAFDLVIGFNIKGFDYKVLSGLVSFDLTTIPTLDMLVKVHERLGYRLSLDALARCTLGTSKSADGLAALEWWKQGEIHRIIEYCKQDVKVTRDLYLFGREHGFLVFENKAKKEVCLPVAW, encoded by the coding sequence GTGACGATTGCCCAGTACCTGAACGCCCTCAAGGGATTTAAGGGGCTTGCCCCGGATCTTGTCTGCCACAGAACCATTGATGCAAAAAAAGCCCGTTATGGAGACCCCCTGGATACGGATCCTGTGTGGCAGGTGTTTCAGGACCAGGGTATCCAGAGGCTCTATGAGCACCAGGCAAGGGGGGTGGCGTTGATAGAAAAAGGGGTGCACACCGTTATTGCAACCCCCACGGCAAGCGGTAAGAGCCTTGTATACAACCTTCCTGTACTCCGTGCAATCTATGGGGACAACGCCTCTTGCGGGCTTTACCTTTTCCCCCTTAAGGCCCTTGCCAGGGATCAACTCGGCACCCTTGAGACCCTCATGGCCGGGGTTAATGCAAAGATTGCGGATACGCTTACAGCGGCTGTCTACGATGGAGATCTCTCTGCCTACCATAAGGCCAAGGTGCGCAACAATCCCCCCAACGTTCTGCTGACCAACCCTGAGATGCTCCACCTTGCCATGCTCCCCCACCACCATTTGTGGGAGTCGTTCTTTGCCAATCTTAAATTTGTGGTGGTGGACGAGGTACATACCTACCGGGGGGTGATGGGGTCCCACATGGCCTGGGTATTCAGACGTCTTCTGCGCATCTGCCGTCATTATGGGGCTGAGCCAGTGTTTGTCTTCTGCTCTGCAACCATTTCCAATCCAGGAGAACTTTCAACGGCCCTGACAGGCCTTGCGGTTGAGGTGGTGGACGCAGACTCAGCCCCAGCCGGGAAAAAGGATGTTCTTCTCATGAACGGCGCTTCAGGGGCGGCCCAGACAGCCATTCTTCTCATGCATGCAGCCATTCACCGGGGACTTCGCACCATTGTCTATACCCAGTCCCGGAAGATTACCGAACTGATCGCCATGTGGGCATCCCAGCGGGCCGGGGATCTTGGCAGTCGCATCAGCGCCTACCGGGCAGGATTTCTTCCAGAGGAGCGACAGAAGATAGAGCAGCGGCTCGCATCCGGAGAGCTCCTCGCCGTTGTCACCACAAGTGCCCTTGAACTTGGCATTGATATCGGCAACCTGGACCTCTGCATCCTTGTGGGATATCCCGGAACCATCATGTCCACCTGGCAGCGGGCAGGGCGGGTGGGAAGGGACGGTTCAGACGCTGCAATGATCCTTGTGGCCCATGAGGATGCCCTGGATCATTTTTTCGTGAACCACCCTGCCATGCTCTTTGATCTTCCGCCTGAACAGGCCGTTATCAATCCCTTTAATCCGGTTATCATGGAACGTCACCTTGAGTGTGCCGCCGCAGACCTGCGCCTTGACCGGGACGAAAGATTCCTGGATGACCCGGCCATTCAAATTGCCCTTGGTCGTCTGGAGGCGGATGTCCGTCTCCTAAAATCCCGGGACGGCCGGTTCTGGTATTCTGCGCGGCAAAATCCCCACAGGGAGGTGAACCTCAGGGGAACGGGCATGAGCATCCCCATTTTTCTGGATGGTCAAAAAAAGAAGCTCGGGGATGTGGATAGGTTCCGGGCCTTTTATGAGACCCATTGGGGGGCGGTATATCTTCACCACGGCAGCACCTATCTGGTGTCCGAGTTTGACCATGAAAACGGCAGGGTCCAGGTGGTCAAAGAGCGAGTGCCCTATTTTACCCGGGCCAGATCCACCAAATCTACTGAAATTCTTTCGGTCATCCATACGCGCCAGGTGTGGCAGACAAGGGTCTGTTTCGGACGCTTAAGGGTAACCGACCAGGTCACGGGATTTGAGAAACGAAGCGTCAACAACCAGCGTTCCCTTGGTGTTTTTCCCCTGGAACTTCCCCCAATTGTTTTTGAGACCGAAGGGGTGTGGATTGAGATTCCTGAACAGGTAAGGGATTGCATTGAGACCCGGCGTCTCCACTTCATGGGGGGGATCCACGCCCTGGAGCATGCAGCCATCGGGATACTGCCCCTGCTTGTGATGACGGACAGGAACGACCTTGGTGGCATTTCCATTCCCTTTCACCCCCAGGTGGGAATGGCGGCCGTGTTTGTCTACGACGGCACCCCGGGGGGCATCGGACTTGCCCGCCAGGCCTTTGAACAGGCAGAGATCATGCTGGAGAGAACCTTTGACGCCATTCGTCTCTGCAAATGTGACAACGGCTGTCCTGCCTGTGTCCACTCTCCCAAATGCGGGTCGGGCAACCGGCCCATTGACAAGGGTGCTGCCCTGGAAATTCTCCTGGCTTTGAGAAATGAGAAAACCACCCCACCCGTTGACAGGTTCAGGATTTACGCCATGGGAAATCAACAACCCGAACCGTCATTACCCCATGGCAGCCCGTCCCTGGCGGATAAATTGAATGATTTGGCAAATGCTTCACCCCATGGTTTGCCAAAGCCCCCTTCAAGGGTGGTCAAGCGGTTCGGGGTGCTTGACATTGAAACCCGGCGATCAGCACAGGAGGTCGGCGGGTGGGGACGTGCCCACCTCATGGGGGTGAGCTGCGCCGTGCTCTTTGATTCTGGAATCAACGATTTTCGAGTCTACCTTGAGGCGGATGTAGAGACCCTTGTACAGGATCTTCAGGCGTTTGATCTTGTCATTGGTTTTAACATCAAGGGGTTTGACTATAAGGTGCTCTCAGGCCTAGTCTCCTTTGATTTAACGACGATTCCCACCCTTGATATGCTGGTGAAGGTCCATGAGCGTCTCGGCTACCGTCTCTCCCTTGATGCCCTTGCACGATGTACCCTGGGTACATCCAAGAGTGCCGATGGGCTTGCCGCCCTTGAGTGGTGGAAACAGGGGGAAATCCATCGGATTATCGAGTACTGCAAGCAGGATGTGAAGGTCACACGGGATCTCTACCTGTTTGGACGAGAGCATGGCTTTCTTGTGTTTGAGAATAAGGCGAAAAAAGAGGTGTGTCTGCCGGTTGCCTGGTAG
- the rocF gene encoding arginase, with amino-acid sequence MNKDVKIIGVPMDFGQLRRGLDMGPAAARYTGLVSALRTLGHHVEDLGDVRVPVRTPVEEGEASDYIEQIRGVCEQVYDQGRTATRENAFPLFIGGDHSIAIGTVGGVSHDRPTGLIWIDAHADFNTPVTSPSGNIHGMPLAVLTGDGDDRLVNLGRPGAKVDLENIVMIGIRDVDRLERERLKKSGITVYTMSDIDEQGMSTIAKKALMKLIHLKRVHLSLDIDALDPVEAPGVGTPVPGGLTFREAHLFMEILSDSGKLTSMDLVEINPILDQANKTAKLAVDLIVSALGKSIL; translated from the coding sequence ATGAACAAAGATGTGAAAATTATAGGTGTTCCAATGGATTTCGGTCAGCTTCGCAGGGGGCTTGATATGGGACCGGCTGCTGCCCGTTACACGGGCCTTGTATCGGCCCTTCGCACCCTTGGTCATCATGTGGAGGACCTGGGTGATGTTCGTGTACCCGTGAGAACCCCCGTGGAAGAGGGGGAGGCCTCCGATTATATCGAACAGATCCGGGGGGTGTGTGAACAGGTGTACGATCAAGGCCGAACAGCAACCAGGGAAAATGCCTTTCCCCTCTTTATCGGCGGGGATCATTCCATTGCCATCGGAACCGTGGGTGGCGTGTCCCACGACCGGCCGACCGGCCTCATCTGGATCGATGCCCATGCTGATTTTAATACCCCTGTGACATCCCCTTCGGGTAACATTCACGGCATGCCCCTTGCCGTTCTCACGGGAGACGGAGATGATCGCCTGGTTAACCTTGGAAGGCCGGGAGCAAAGGTTGATCTTGAAAACATCGTCATGATAGGGATCAGGGATGTTGACAGGCTTGAACGGGAACGGCTGAAAAAGAGCGGCATTACCGTGTATACCATGAGCGATATTGACGAGCAGGGCATGAGCACCATTGCCAAAAAGGCCCTGATGAAGCTGATTCATTTGAAAAGGGTTCACCTGAGCCTTGACATTGATGCCCTTGATCCCGTGGAGGCCCCGGGTGTCGGCACACCGGTTCCTGGCGGGTTAACCTTTCGGGAGGCCCATCTGTTCATGGAGATTCTTTCCGATTCAGGCAAACTTACCTCCATGGACCTTGTGGAGATTAATCCCATTCTGGACCAGGCCAACAAGACGGCAAAGCTTGCCGTTGACCTGATTGTTTCAGCCCTGGGAAAGAGCATTTTGTGA
- a CDS encoding histidine phosphatase family protein, with protein sequence MPNQETIRSKETLSMINDLILQGVEKISIVMRHSARHFGTDPQMEPFLGLTETGKTYAVEFGQALNQEPGPVFFSSHFGRCIETAYLMDKGYNQRHCRFQGHNTLENALAPFYIRDMQTAFNAFKDLGNDVFLRSWFDKGLAHDMMQDSEEVAEVLANFMRTKLDALEPGRIAICVSHDWNIYPLKEHKLGLNFETHGKIEFLESVVVFEQRGKQYIMNHQQTPKQL encoded by the coding sequence ATGCCCAACCAGGAAACAATCCGAAGCAAAGAGACCCTTTCGATGATCAATGACCTTATCCTTCAGGGGGTTGAAAAAATCTCCATTGTCATGCGCCATTCGGCAAGGCATTTTGGAACTGACCCCCAGATGGAACCTTTCCTGGGACTGACCGAAACAGGAAAGACCTATGCTGTTGAATTCGGCCAGGCCTTGAACCAGGAGCCAGGTCCTGTTTTTTTCTCAAGCCACTTTGGCCGCTGCATCGAGACCGCCTACCTCATGGACAAGGGTTACAATCAGCGACATTGCCGGTTCCAGGGTCATAACACCCTTGAAAACGCCCTTGCCCCCTTTTATATTCGGGACATGCAAACCGCCTTTAACGCCTTTAAGGACCTTGGGAACGATGTTTTTTTACGTTCATGGTTCGACAAGGGCCTTGCCCATGACATGATGCAGGATTCAGAAGAGGTGGCCGAAGTGCTGGCCAATTTCATGCGAACAAAGCTTGATGCCCTTGAACCCGGCCGGATTGCCATCTGCGTCTCCCACGACTGGAACATCTATCCCTTAAAGGAGCACAAGCTGGGCCTTAACTTTGAAACCCACGGCAAAATCGAGTTCCTGGAAAGCGTTGTCGTATTTGAACAAAGGGGCAAACAATATATTATGAACCACCAGCAGACACCAAAACAATTATAG
- a CDS encoding MBL fold metallo-hydrolase: MDETRITVICENRAGGVIGITGEHGFAALIERGDQKILVDTGQGLTLKSNADAMGIDLKKINTIVLSHGHYDHTGGLPQVLFPPRGVRVIAHPTVFDKKYAEIQTPRGKTQAFIGIKFQREFLEATLGARFDFQTEYGKIAPGVFFSGQVPRTTDFEHPDTHLLVKNDTGFIVDPLLDDASLLIETAKGPVIVSGCAHAGIVNVMNHFSEKSGHDTFHSVIGGTHLGFMGVGEQLEKSLEAFDRFKVKLIAVSHCTGNEAAAICYNRFKERFAFANAGWSTVF; this comes from the coding sequence ATGGACGAAACACGCATCACCGTTATCTGCGAAAACAGGGCGGGCGGGGTGATCGGCATCACGGGCGAGCACGGCTTTGCTGCTCTCATTGAAAGGGGGGACCAGAAGATCCTGGTGGACACGGGCCAGGGCCTGACCCTGAAATCCAATGCCGACGCCATGGGCATTGATCTGAAAAAGATCAACACAATCGTACTGAGCCACGGCCACTATGACCACACAGGCGGCCTTCCCCAGGTGCTCTTTCCTCCCAGGGGCGTCAGGGTCATTGCCCATCCCACAGTGTTTGACAAAAAATACGCCGAGATTCAGACCCCCAGGGGTAAGACCCAGGCTTTCATCGGCATCAAATTCCAGCGGGAATTCCTTGAAGCAACCCTTGGCGCACGCTTTGACTTTCAAACCGAATACGGAAAGATCGCTCCAGGCGTCTTTTTCTCAGGCCAGGTGCCAAGGACCACCGATTTTGAACACCCAGACACCCACCTTCTGGTAAAAAACGACACCGGATTTATCGTGGATCCCCTTTTGGACGACGCCTCTCTGCTCATCGAGACGGCAAAGGGCCCGGTCATCGTATCGGGCTGCGCCCATGCCGGCATTGTCAACGTCATGAACCATTTCAGTGAAAAGAGCGGCCACGACACCTTCCATTCTGTCATCGGCGGCACCCACCTGGGTTTTATGGGGGTCGGAGAACAGCTGGAAAAATCACTTGAGGCTTTTGACCGGTTCAAGGTCAAGCTTATTGCCGTATCCCACTGCACGGGCAATGAGGCAGCCGCCATCTGCTATAACCGGTTTAAAGAACGGTTTGCTTTTGCCAATGCCGGGTGGAGCACGGTCTTTTAG
- the cmoB gene encoding tRNA 5-methoxyuridine(34)/uridine 5-oxyacetic acid(34) synthase CmoB, with amino-acid sequence MNRTDLFKGYERLESQFELQGIDGMLTALAPVFDHPRGNTLKYTKALEGLPETIASIVDLDRDAPRVGVDSDLSFGQHQQLYQSLFQLCPWRKGPFEFFGIDLDAEWQSNIKWDRFAGRISALTHRRVLDIGSSNGYYMFRMASQKPRLVLGLEPQHTFYFQFHAVNQYAGQANLFALPIAFDAMPVTRGFFDTVFCMGVLYHRRSPLGMLRKIHDMMQIGGELVLENLVLESREDLCLFPEDRYAKMRNVFFIPSLKVMESWLKRAGFAEVSCIDISLTTPGEQRKTDWIQTESLDDFLDPRDRSRTVEGYPAPVRAVFTARAI; translated from the coding sequence GTGAATAGAACAGACCTTTTTAAAGGGTATGAACGCCTTGAGAGTCAGTTCGAACTCCAGGGCATTGACGGAATGCTCACAGCGCTTGCTCCCGTTTTTGATCATCCCAGGGGAAATACCCTTAAATATACGAAGGCCCTGGAGGGACTTCCAGAGACAATCGCCTCAATCGTGGACCTTGACCGGGATGCTCCCAGGGTCGGTGTGGATTCCGATCTTTCATTCGGGCAACACCAGCAACTGTACCAGTCCCTGTTCCAGCTGTGTCCCTGGCGGAAGGGTCCGTTTGAGTTCTTCGGCATCGACCTTGATGCCGAATGGCAGTCAAACATCAAGTGGGATCGTTTCGCCGGCAGGATCTCGGCGTTGACCCATCGTCGGGTCCTGGATATAGGGTCCAGCAACGGCTATTACATGTTCAGGATGGCTTCCCAAAAACCCAGGCTGGTCCTAGGACTTGAGCCCCAGCACACCTTTTATTTCCAGTTCCATGCCGTGAACCAATACGCCGGCCAGGCAAATCTGTTTGCCCTACCCATTGCCTTTGATGCCATGCCGGTCACCAGGGGGTTTTTTGATACGGTTTTCTGCATGGGGGTGCTCTACCATAGACGGTCTCCCCTGGGCATGCTCAGGAAAATCCACGATATGATGCAGATTGGCGGCGAGTTAGTACTTGAAAATCTTGTTCTGGAGAGCCGGGAGGATCTCTGTCTTTTCCCCGAGGATCGCTATGCAAAGATGAGAAACGTTTTTTTTATTCCAAGTCTCAAGGTGATGGAATCCTGGCTCAAGCGGGCCGGGTTTGCCGAAGTCAGCTGCATTGACATTTCGTTGACGACTCCCGGGGAGCAACGTAAAACCGACTGGATTCAGACGGAATCTTTGGATGATTTTTTAGATCCCCGGGACAGGAGCAGGACGGTGGAGGGGTATCCCGCCCCTGTCCGGGCTGTTTTTACGGCAAGGGCCATTTGA